The nucleotide window CCCGACTTCGAGCACCACATCCAGCAGGCCCGGCCGGGCAGCCCCCGCGCCATCACGACCGTGGCCTCTATCCCGAAATAGCGGCGACACAACCCACCTACCTCAGCCGGGACGAACCGTCGGTTTTTCGCCCACGTTTTTGCCGTGAGGCGTCCGCAGCGAGCGAGGAACGCCGAGCGGCAAAAAGGTGGTTCGGCAGGCCCGGCCGGGCAGCCCCCGCGCCATCACGACCGTGGCTTCCCTCCCGGAGTGAGCGGCGACCCGGACGGCTCGCCGGTCGCACCCGCCTCGTTCAGGCAGTCGTCTCCAGGCGCGCGACCACCCCCGCGTCGGTCCGGACCGTCACGGAGACGCTGTCCCCGGGGTCGAGTCGCGTGTTCGTCGACGCCAGTGCGAAGGCGGCGGTCTCCCCGGCGCGCCACTGACCGTCGTGAGCGCTGTTGAACGGACCGGTCGGGCCGCTCTCGAAGCCCGTCGCGGCGAAAAACGGCACCGGGGGCTGGTGGGCGACCGGCTCACCCCCGACGTGGACGGTCACGTCCAGGGCAGCGGCCCGGAGCGTGTCCCCGCCCTCGTGAGTGAGCGCGACCCGGTCCGGGCCGGCCTCGGCTGTCAGGCTCAGGCGCGCGGTCGGGACCGTCGCCGGCTCGCCGGCGGGGACGGCTGCGAACACTGCCGTCCCGGCGACGACCACGACCCCCAGCAGGACGACGGTGCCGACGACGGAACTGACCG belongs to Salinirussus salinus and includes:
- a CDS encoding type IV pilin, with product MRAVSSVVGTVVLLGVVVVAGTAVFAAVPAGEPATVPTARLSLTAEAGPDRVALTHEGGDTLRAAALDVTVHVGGEPVAHQPPVPFFAATGFESGPTGPFNSAHDGQWRAGETAAFALASTNTRLDPGDSVSVTVRTDAGVVARLETTA